The DNA region GTTGAAGATCACGACTACGGAGTTGTTGTTTCCCGCGTGTGGACAACTGAATCCGTCCACACAGTAACGGGCTGGCATTACCTTATACGCCTGCATCCCAATAGCTCTAGCTATCCCTTCTGTAAAGAAGATTGGGCTTTTGAGAAAGACCTCGAACTGTTGGATGAGTTCAACTCTTCAGGGGGTAAGTTCCTTGAGTAGAGAGGATGAAGAGACAGCAGCGTTCCAGAATTGGCTGTGGGGTCGCATGTCCCCCCAAGATTTTGCCATTATCTGGTCACCCGTGAGCTACAGCGAGATTGGGCTACTGTGTGGAGTGTCCACTTCGACAGTACAGCACTGGTTGTGTGCTCCCACCGCTAAAACCCATCGAATTCCAGGGGATAGACCTCAACGCCTTCTAGCACTCATAGACTGGTGGTTAAGAACATTTAATCTAACTCCCCAGCAACTACTAGCACAATTTGACCAATATTTGCGACAGCGCTCACTCGAATAAGCTGTCATGAGAGCGTTTGTTTCAAGAAGCCTCACGCTTTAAGGTAGCGGTTGGCTTGCTCTAATCTCCTAGCCAAAAGGAGCTGTCAACCTGTTTACAACAGAGAACTCGCCTTTCCTCAACACCAAGAGAGCTCATTCCGATTCATTATCTAATCTAACTCAAAATATCGATGAAGCATTGCGACTGGCTTCGCCTCAAGCGTGAAGGCGAAAATATTTGTGCGGCTCTCCGGCAGCAGGGTTATCAATGCCGCCAACACTCTCGACGCCTTTCCTGGAAGGTTCTCCAAGAAGGTCACACCTACGTCCTAACTTGGTTACCTGCACCCGTAGGCGATTGGAACCTACTACCCAACTATACTAGCCCAGTACGGCAACAAACTTCTGAAGAGCTAATCAGCTTTTTCGCGTCCTCAATAATGTCTGCTAGGTCAGGGAATTTAGACGCTAGCGCATTGAACTTCCAGTGAGCAATCGCACTCCATGACACAATAGCTTGCTAGATTCTCCTTCTGATGAGAGTATTCCCGCTAATCCTGCATTGCCGATAAGAGCTTGTAGCTAGAGGAGCGCTGGGTGATAAGTTATGGAAACAGGTCTTTACCCAATCAAGCAAGGCGCATCGACTTTCATGACGGAGATAGAGCAATCGACAGAGCAATCCGAGTTGGTGCTAACCACTCCTACCCCGCTCACAGCTCATCCCGCTGCCGTCTATCTCTCTAGCTTAACCAAAGGAAGTCGGCGCACGATGGGCAAAGCTCTAAATGTCATTGCTCGCCTACTAACAAACGGTCAATGTGATGCTTTGTCCCTAGATTGGTCAAAGTTAAGATACCAACATACAGCAGCCATCCGAGCGGTGCTGATGGAACAGTATGCACCTGCCACCGCTAACCGAATGCTCTGTGCCCTGCGGCGGACGCTTAAAGAAACTCGGCGGTTGAGATTGATGAGTGCCGATGATTATGATGCTGCCGTGGACCTCAAGAGCGTGCGGGGGGACTCGCCCTTAAGAGGAAGGCTCTTGAAGCAGAGCGAGATTGCTGCCCTCCTTAAAGTTTGCAAGAATGACCCTTCACTGATTGGCGCTCGTGATGCGGCGTTGATTGCGATTCTCAGTGGCTCTGGTATCCGTCGCTCTGAGGCAGTGGCTCTTGAAGTTGCCGATTTTGATAGAGAAACGGGCGCATTGCGAGTTCTCAAAGGGAAGGGGAGAAAGTTCCGTACAGTGTATTTGCCTCCGGGTGCGATCGCAGCCGTCAAGG from Allocoleopsis franciscana PCC 7113 includes:
- a CDS encoding tyrosine-type recombinase/integrase produces the protein MTEIEQSTEQSELVLTTPTPLTAHPAAVYLSSLTKGSRRTMGKALNVIARLLTNGQCDALSLDWSKLRYQHTAAIRAVLMEQYAPATANRMLCALRRTLKETRRLRLMSADDYDAAVDLKSVRGDSPLRGRLLKQSEIAALLKVCKNDPSLIGARDAALIAILSGSGIRRSEAVALEVADFDRETGALRVLKGKGRKFRTVYLPPGAIAAVKAWLEVRGDEPGALLGAVRRGGHVKFKAMTDQAVMVILRKRAEQAGVAAFSPHDFRRTFISNLLEAGADVLTVSRLAGHSNPATSLKYDLRGENAKRRAVQLLHVPYED